From the genome of Prochlorococcus marinus XMU1419, one region includes:
- the larE gene encoding ATP-dependent sacrificial sulfur transferase LarE, translated as MFNQLEILSDEQSEKLYTIRRYIKNLDSVCIAYSGGVDSTLVASLAFEQLGSKAIAITGISPALANTLREEARSQAKWIGMKHIEIETSELDQSRYSKNPKDRCFACKKELHKHTTYISKKFNYKNVVDGVNLDDLSDYRPGIEAAKKAGVVSPLAELKFSKQDIRDISRALGFPWWDKPAQPCLSSRFPYGHEITSERLKMVERAEEYLKKGGLSEVRVRCQGLTARIEIPRNELGYFFKKYNFDDLVEYFSNLGFNCTSLDLEGLISGKLNR; from the coding sequence ATGTTCAATCAACTAGAAATTCTTTCTGATGAACAAAGTGAAAAGCTTTATACAATTAGAAGATACATAAAGAATCTTGATAGTGTTTGTATTGCTTATTCTGGGGGAGTTGACAGTACATTAGTAGCATCATTAGCATTCGAGCAACTAGGTAGCAAGGCAATTGCGATTACAGGAATTTCCCCTGCATTAGCCAATACACTTCGTGAAGAAGCAAGAAGTCAAGCAAAATGGATTGGTATGAAGCATATAGAAATTGAAACATCAGAATTAGACCAATCAAGATACAGTAAAAATCCAAAGGATAGGTGCTTTGCATGCAAAAAAGAGCTTCACAAACATACAACATACATATCTAAAAAGTTTAATTACAAAAATGTTGTAGATGGAGTCAATCTGGATGATCTTAGTGATTATAGGCCAGGTATAGAAGCTGCAAAAAAAGCAGGAGTCGTCTCGCCCCTTGCAGAATTAAAGTTCTCCAAACAAGATATTAGAGATATATCAAGAGCGTTAGGTTTTCCTTGGTGGGATAAGCCTGCTCAGCCTTGCTTATCATCAAGATTTCCTTATGGCCATGAAATAACCAGTGAGAGGCTAAAAATGGTTGAAAGGGCTGAAGAATATCTAAAAAAAGGAGGTCTATCAGAGGTTAGAGTAAGATGCCAAGGCTTAACTGCAAGAATCGAAATCCCCCGAAATGAACTAGGTTATTTTTTTAAAAAATATAATTTTGATGATTTAGTGGAGTATTTTTCTAATTTAGGATTTAATTGCACAAGCCTGGATCTTGAAGGACTTATTAGCGGTAAATTAAATAGATAA
- the speD gene encoding adenosylmethionine decarboxylase: MEVQKNNQSFNTFSNEQKLIHQSKHLLLELYRCDYEKLNDESFLRCILNRAAKLAKATVLNLISNKFEPQGVTAIALLAESHISIHTWPESNYSAIDIFTCGQNMLPELASQYLIKALNAKEHSLRVIERNPPSTVLKQMRTVV; this comes from the coding sequence AATGAACAAAAATTAATTCATCAAAGTAAACATCTATTGTTGGAACTTTATAGATGTGATTACGAAAAATTAAATGATGAATCCTTTTTGCGTTGTATATTAAATAGAGCTGCCAAATTGGCAAAGGCAACTGTTCTTAATTTGATAAGTAATAAATTCGAGCCCCAAGGTGTTACAGCAATTGCGTTATTGGCTGAATCTCATATTTCAATACATACTTGGCCTGAATCTAATTATTCTGCCATCGATATATTTACGTGTGGTCAAAATATGTTGCCTGAACTTGCTAGTCAATATTTAATTAAAGCTTTGAATGCTAAAGAACATTCCTTACGTGTCATTGAGCGAAACCCTCCTTCGACAGTGCTGAAACAGATGCGAACGGTTGTTTAG